From the Anopheles merus strain MAF chromosome 2L, AmerM5.1, whole genome shotgun sequence genome, the window CGTTTACCTTGAAACTCGGACGGCGAAACTGGGTTTGAATCACGTTTCAATTGTGTCGGCTCCTTCGTCGGCCATACACCCCGAACTCAACCCGAACTCAATGGAACGGATAAAATCACTCCGCATTCTCCGACGTTCCTACCGCACAGTTCCACCCCGTTGGGTAGTCGAGCCGACGGACGTGAGTGTCGAACGGAACCGTCACATTATGCTTCACTGCCAGGCTCAGGGAGTACCGGTACCGACGATTCTTTGGAAGAAAGCAACAGGTGAGTGATTTGGGACGATCGAGTggattttttcttcccttcccaGTACCAGTGCCTGCAGTGGAAAGGGCACCTCCTCTAcggtttcatttttctttcaccTTTTACCCAAATGCCTTGTTAACACAGCCGAAAAGGTCCCCACTCTTTCTTTCCTGCTCGTAAATCACTTCCATCAACATCACTTTTCCCGTTTCCCAAGAAAAGAACTACCCAAGGCGAGAACATTTCGGCTACACTGGGGCAGCTTAGTACTGAAAAGGAAGGGGCAAAATACACCGGGAACTCATTATAACTCAATTTCACTCTTCCGTCCACCCGTAatctgtgtttattttgcacaCACCCTCCGTCCCTTGTGCTTTGTACACCCGCGTGACTTATTTTCCAACGCCTGAAGGAAGTAAATCCGGTGACTACGAAGAGGTGCGGGAGCGACCGTATACGAAGCTACTGGTGAACGGGTCGCTATTGCTGCAGCACGTCAAGGAAGACAGAGAAGGATTTTACCTTTGCCAGGCAAACAACGGCATTGGTACCGGAATCGGGAAAGTTATACAGCTTAAAGTGAACTGTGAGTATTGACCATAAACGTTTGTAAGTATAGATACGCTTTAGTTTCACACGCGATAAACGATGCTATTTATATATGATAGTAGACCACAAATCTCGCGTCACATAATCAATTAGATAATAAAGAAACACTTCCATCGCACGTAAATGCATTCTGCCACTTTCACCATTTCACAGCCTCTCCCTACTTTGCTGGACAATCCAAGATGGTCACGGTGAAGAAGGGCGACACAGCCATCATGCAGTGTGAGGTGAAGGGTGACAAACCGATAAATGTTGTTTGGCTGCGCAATGGAAAACACGAGCTCAACCCATCCACGAATTATCGCGTCTCGATTAAGCAAGACGCTACGCCGGAGGGCATCTCGGCCGAGGTGCAAATATCGAACGTAGATAGCAGCGACAGTGGAGCATACTTCTGCCAGGCCAGCAATCTGTACGGGCGAGATCAGCAGCTGGTTCAGCTACAGGTACAGGAGCCACCCCAACCACCGTCCTCGCTTGAGGCCGCAACGGTTTCGAGCAGAGTGGTGAACCTAAAGTGGCAGCCGCGCGGTGGTGACGCGGCAGAAGTTTCCAAGTACATCGTTGAGTATCGCGAGATTGACCGACAGTGGCAGTACATCGAGATATCTGATCCGCCCGCCTATTCAACTATCATCGAGAACCTTAAACCAGCGACCAACTATGTGTTCAGAATAATTGCCGAGGGTCCAGCTGGTCGAAGCTCGCCGAGTCAGGAATTGTTCATTAAAACCGATCCGCAACGACCGGCCGGACCACCGCTCAATCTCGGCGCTCGACCAATTTCCTCCACCGAGATACTGATCACCTGGATGCCACCGTCGTACGAGTTGCGGCACGGTGAAATACAGGGCTACAACATCGGTTACCGTTCGATGCATGCCACGACAAACAGTTACAACTTCACCTCTATCTCGGGCGATGGGGAGGATGGCACCGGAGAGTTACTGCTGGGTAATTTGGCCAAGTACACGCGGTACACGATCGTTGCGCAAGCGTTCAATCAAGTCGGGCCGGGACCTCTGTCCGAACCGGTCACCGCACAAACGATGGAAGACGTTCCAAGCAAACCGCCGGAAGACATTCGCTGTATGGCGCAGAGCTCCACCTCGATCCAGGTGTCTTGGCAGCCACCGCAAGCGCACCACACGAACGGGCTTCTGCAGGGGTACAAGGTGTTCTACGAGTGTGCTACCGAAGATGCGATCAGCAGTGGCGAGATGGAGACGCGCAAGACCACCTCCTTAACGATACACCTGTCCAATCTGCGCAAGTTTTCCAACTACAGCATTCAAGTGTTGGCGTACACGCGCATGGGTGACGGTGTGATCTCTCCACCCTCCTTCTGTCACACCGACGAAGATGCGCCCGAGGCACCGGCCGATATCAAAATTGCCATCAGCTCACCATCGTCGCTGTACGTGTCGTGGCTTCCACCGCGAGACCCAAATGGCATCATAACCAAGTACAACCTCTACATGCGGGCTGTTAACGGAAGGGAGGAGCTGAACAACGACAAGCGAAACCTTCAAGCGCACCAGCACCACTTCGAAGCGAAGCAGCTGCAAAGCCACACCGAGTACCAGTTCTGGGTGTCCGCTTCCACCCGGGTCGGTGAGGGTAAAAGCTCACGCGTCGTTTCACAGCTCACGTCGAACCGCGTACCGGCAAAGATCGTCTCATTCGGTGGGCTCACCATTCGACCGTGGAAATCGTCCGCCTCCCTAAACTGCATGGCAGTGGGACAACCGAGGCGCGAATGGTTCAAGGGTGACACATTGCTACGTCCCGGTACGCAACATAACATTCAGCTGCTCGATTCAGGCGAGATTATCGTGACAATGTTGCAAACAAGTGACACCGGTAATTACACCTGCCAGGTTGACAATGGTATCGGTACGGATCGGCTTACGCACAATCTGCTAGTACAAGTTCCTCCCGGGCCGCCGGTACTGTACGTCACCAGTGCGACTTCCAGCAGCATTCTACTGCACTGGAAGATCGGATCGACGGGCAACGCACCGATCACGGCGTTCTCGCTCCATTATCGGCGAGTGCACGGAAATCTCGAGGAGATGCAACTGTCGCGCCATGCATCCAGCCACGATCTGAAGGGCCTGTTCTGTGGCAGTACCTATCAGGTATACCTGGTGGCCCACAACAAGATCGGATCGTCCTCCGCCAGCACCACACTAAACGTCAAAACTCAAGGGCAACCTCCGGGCATACCACCCGACTCCGTACTGATAGCGCCAAATTCAACGTCCGTGGTGCTGCGACTGAATGGGTGGCCGGACAACGGTTGTCCCATTATGTACTTCGTGCTGCAGTACCGATCCGTATCGACAGGGCTGGATGACGAGTGGCATCTGGTGTCGAATGCGCTCAAGCCGCAGCGACGCTTCACCCTTTCCGGGCTGTTGCCATCCACGATGTACCGGCTCAAGATGGAGGCGCACAATGTAGCCGGTTCGACCAATGCCGAGTATACGTTCTGGACGCTCACAAAAGACGGAGGTATTGCTAACGGACGTAAAGGAGCGTAAAACTCAGATGCAAACTACTAAACTATCGCGTCATCTATTCATTCCagacccaccaccaccagaacTAGTACAAAGAGGACATCGTTCTCAAATTTTTTATAACAATATTCAACTTCTGATAccgatcatcatcaccatcaccgccACAATCATTTGCATTGCTTTCACAGTGGTTTGTTACAAATACCGTAAGTTTCGCATTATTCAAAACAATGTTCCATCTGATGAACCTTTTCAAACTACAAAGCCaacacattttattttgttacagGCCAAAGAGGCCGCCAGCGAAAAGACACAATGGAAAGCCAGCAAACTACTGATGCACAGCGGGATCGATATTACGCTACAATTCATAAAGTAGCACTGCAGGCCGGTGACAAAATACCTGGTAAGTATGATTTTTCgtaatgaaaaatgaacttaCAAACTTATCTACTTACATAGTGAAACATCGTCTTCATTGTATTTGTATCtctttgtttgattttggttaTTCATCCTAAAGCTTACTTAACAAAAACGGAGTAGAATAGAGTATAGATGTAGAGTATAGGCAGGAAATACGAGGCTAGAAgatgagaaagaaaaaataagttaaaatttacacattttacaaatttactcgaataaaatcataacaatgtttcagttcttccacatgattttcaacgtGTCTGAAGCTGCATCTTTGTGATATGTTCAATATCATGATTAAGAACTGAAATTTTATGTTGATACAAATACACCATTAggcagctgttgaaaaacttCTTGGAAGCGGTGAATAATGATATGCACACTCGAAAGTAACTTGGAAACCCTGCTAGTATTGACGGTTGCTACTAAACTAAAAGGTCATTGCACCGAAGAAGAAGTTACAATTTTTTATGAATCGTGTCTTATTATGGAtgaataatttgtttaaagATAGATAGGATAAGGCAGCCTTTTTCTGAGCCTTTATTTTCTACCTTCTGcaattcttaaaaaaaaattttaagGGTAGTTCATGTCTCACTACAGTattaacactttaagcgccgtatcatataaattcgcatgacggttttgctcaccgttcagctttgcatctggcgctcagtgattctcttgagaacgaatgaggtaggaaagagagaatgagaacgacatgtgctacgccgcttatcgcaatgaaacaaaagaatgATAACAATGGTACGAGAAActgtcgctctcatcgctctcttgctatgcgctacgtgctcactcaaaaactgtgacgtcaggccggcggtcaaagtgttaaGAACCGATAAGAACACATCTCATATGGTCAAGACCCTCATGCACTGGACCGACTATCCCACGATGGGTACTTTAATTAGTCGCATATATGGTACCACATATGACATAGATAGGCCTTCCTCCGATGTCGGTAGTTTgccaaataaaaacattagtTTATATTAATAAAACCGTTGTAGGGTTCTATTTGTGTTAGGTGAACAGTACTGATGCGCGTTTCAGAACTCTATAGTCGTCACGGAAAGATATCCCTATTTCATATAAAACATTTAGCAGCACTTCTCGAGCCATCCCCTACGCACAACATATCAGCTATGATTTAGTATCCATTCCTTTTTAAAGCCTATTTTTTCCTGATTGTTTTAATGAATTTCTTACTGATACCACGTCAACCATCATGATCTTTACTGGGTAtgatattaaattttataCACTTTGTTATGGAGTACTCTAAAAGGCCGTACTCCTCCAATTTTTTGCGGTGATATTTAAATGGACAGTTTACTAAACATTTTTAATGGACTACTCAATAAGGCCCTAATCATCCTTACTAAGGCTACTCTGAATAAATCTCAtaacaaaataacatttttttacttACATTACTAAGGATTCTTCCACTAACCATGCATCCCTTTCTTCTACCTTCAGAAACATCCGAGGACATCTCACCCTACGCTACGTTCCAGCTCTCAGAAGCCAGCACACTTGCCCAACCTCACCACAGCGGGCCTGCAAACACTTTGCTCCATTCCTTCATGTACCACGAACGCGCCATGACCGAGGGTTGCGCCtcgccaccaccagcagcggtACTGAGACTTCACAATCAATCACCATACTACAATATTGTgcgtttttttacttcttctatCCCTACttagacacacgcacacttacacacacactgattgGCTATTGAACGGCTTCTTTTTCCCCTTTCACTTGCGTTtggtttaatttgattttaacGATTCATGAGTTCGTTCCCATTTATTCCTTCTCCAAAACGTTAATCCTACtcaatgaaaatttaaaatttaaaacacatCAACAATTGCTGCAGTCAGTTCGGTGCGAGCTGTACTGACAGCCTAAACGGATCCTCTGAAAGTCCCCGAAATCCCCTAAAATCTCCATGCTTCCCGATGATCCCTTGTTCGGTTGAGTTAATGTATGCTATAGGTTTGTAGGGCCGTGCGGCATTTACGTTTAACTTTTGCGTTCAGCATAGTGTGGCCAGG encodes:
- the LOC121591537 gene encoding Down syndrome cell adhesion molecule-like protein Dscam2 isoform X1 — its product is MACTNRMWNNRVSLILFFFVLWISGELTAAFDSHLRGPSFVMEPPSRLEFSNSSGGWLDCSASGSPQPSIDWLSVDGTSVGDVGGVRRVLRNGTLVLLPFPATAYRQDIHSTIYRCVASNTVGRVISRDVQVRAVVAQAYKVDVEVLAASRGCTAILRCVVPNFVKELVRVVSWVQEPAFYIYPSLQGDGKYHLLPTGELLIHNLEYNDRYPSYRCRTMHKLTRQVVTSNSAKIRMNEQRGIVSPSVVEHTSHVAVSQDEGAVLLCVAQGCPSPEYRWYTHNGPEPIPVSSGPRIRLLGPVLAIEAVTAEDGGVYKCSASNAGGEASADLRLTVSTPIHVEITPNVLSVHMGGTAEFRCLVTANGMSAGPQHITWFKDGRQLPSSGRVGDTLQVTGVTREDKGMYQCVVRRQEGDSFQASAELQLGDAPPSLVYSFIEQTLQPGPAVSLKCSAQGNPTPQIAWTLDGFPLPTNGRFMIGQYVTVHGDVISHVNISHVMVEDGGEYSCAAENRAGKTSHSARLNIYGLPYIRLIPKVTAVAGHTLYLKCPVAGYPIEEIHWERGGRELPEDMRQKVQSDGTLEIKEVQKSLDSGVYTCWARNKQGHSARRSGEVAVIVPPKLNPFHSSILSLNVGDRASITCSVIKGDIPLTITWRKDGRPIDPTQRMSVTQVDQYNSILLIENLTADHTGNYSCVVRNTAAETEGHQSLLVNVPPRWVVEPTDVSVERNRHIMLHCQAQGVPVPTILWKKATGSKSGDYEEVRERPYTKLLVNGSLLLQHVKEDREGFYLCQANNGIGTGIGKVIQLKVNSSPYFAGQSKMVTVKKGDTAIMQCEVKGDKPINVVWLRNGKHELNPSTNYRVSIKQDATPEGISAEVQISNVDSSDSGAYFCQASNLYGRDQQLVQLQVQEPPQPPSSLEAATVSSRVVNLKWQPRGGDAAEVSKYIVEYREIDRQWQYIEISDPPAYSTIIENLKPATNYVFRIIAEGPAGRSSPSQELFIKTDPQRPAGPPLNLGARPISSTEILITWMPPSYELRHGEIQGYNIGYRSMHATTNSYNFTSISGDGEDGTGELLLGNLAKYTRYTIVAQAFNQVGPGPLSEPVTAQTMEDVPSKPPEDIRCMAQSSTSIQVSWQPPQAHHTNGLLQGYKVFYECATEDAISSGEMETRKTTSLTIHLSNLRKFSNYSIQVLAYTRMGDGVISPPSFCHTDEDAPEAPADIKIAISSPSSLYVSWLPPRDPNGIITKYNLYMRAVNGREELNNDKRNLQAHQHHFEAKQLQSHTEYQFWVSASTRVGEGKSSRVVSQLTSNRVPAKIVSFGGLTIRPWKSSASLNCMAVGQPRREWFKGDTLLRPGTQHNIQLLDSGEIIVTMLQTSDTGNYTCQVDNGIGTDRLTHNLLVQVPPGPPVLYVTSATSSSILLHWKIGSTGNAPITAFSLHYRRVHGNLEEMQLSRHASSHDLKGLFCGSTYQVYLVAHNKIGSSSASTTLNVKTQGQPPGIPPDSVLIAPNSTSVVLRLNGWPDNGCPIMYFVLQYRSVSTGLDDEWHLVSNALKPQRRFTLSGLLPSTMYRLKMEAHNVAGSTNAEYTFWTLTKDGDPPPPELVQRGHRSQIFYNNIQLLIPIIITITATIICIAFTVVCYKYRQRGRQRKDTMESQQTTDAQRDRYYATIHKVALQAGDKIPETSEDISPYATFQLSEASTLAQPHHSGPANTLLHSFMYHERAMTEGCASPPPAAVLRLHNQSPYYNINSSKGRRRHSRKTEPESEESDSDPDQLTSSRTESSNQLDAKMKHSKDLDVAAGGPGDHGYNPNHYMRSIPGLIYHGTQSSTSSDLSPMSEQKSLPRRGRSSQSQTHHIYMPRGTMRSLLTPLHLPDGSAPGGGPLFHQVPIEGGTPDRIELSEAECDIDTIKKLKLGMRSSLWSRPNQSNSTTAGPTGGSNSNSSNNNINNNNGGSGNNNSASSNNNNNGNSGIVGSIMGGTGGGNATGHPSDYSIAV
- the LOC121591537 gene encoding Down syndrome cell adhesion molecule-like protein Dscam2 isoform X2; protein product: MACTNRMWNNRVSLILFFFVLWISGELTAAFDSHLRGPSFVMEPPSRLEFSNSSGGWLDCSASGSPQPSIDWLSVDGTSVGDVGGVRRVLRNGTLVLLPFPATAYRQDIHSTIYRCVASNTVGRVISRDVQVRAVVAQAYKVDVEVLAASRGCTAILRCVVPNFVKELVRVVSWVQEPAFYIYPSLQGDGKYHLLPTGELLIHNLEYNDRYPSYRCRTMHKLTRQVVTSNSAKIRMNEQRGIVSPSVVEHTSHVAVSQDEGAVLLCVAQGCPSPEYRWYTHNGPEPIPVSSGPRIRLLGPVLAIEAVTAEDGGVYKCSASNAGGEASADLRLTVSTPIHVEITPNVLSVHMGGTAEFRCLVTANGMSAGPQHITWFKDGRQLPSSGRVGDTLQVTGVTREDKGMYQCVVRRQEGDSFQASAELQLGDAPPSLVYSFIEQTLQPGPAVSLKCSAQGNPTPQIAWTLDGFPLPTNGRFMIGQYVTVHGDVISHVNISHVMVEDGGEYSCAAENRAGKTSHSARLNIYGLPYIRLIPKVTAVAGHTLYLKCPVAGYPIEEIHWERGGRELPEDMRQKVQSDGTLEIKEVQKSLDSGVYTCWARNKQGHSARRSGEVAVIVPPNIEPFSFQDGLAEGMRTRTVCGVSKGDPPLTLKWLKDGDPLLSTLLGANVSTLDQYSSLLNIPSLSAAHSGDYTCVASNPAAEVKFTASLQVKVPPRWVVEPTDVSVERNRHIMLHCQAQGVPVPTILWKKATGSKSGDYEEVRERPYTKLLVNGSLLLQHVKEDREGFYLCQANNGIGTGIGKVIQLKVNSSPYFAGQSKMVTVKKGDTAIMQCEVKGDKPINVVWLRNGKHELNPSTNYRVSIKQDATPEGISAEVQISNVDSSDSGAYFCQASNLYGRDQQLVQLQVQEPPQPPSSLEAATVSSRVVNLKWQPRGGDAAEVSKYIVEYREIDRQWQYIEISDPPAYSTIIENLKPATNYVFRIIAEGPAGRSSPSQELFIKTDPQRPAGPPLNLGARPISSTEILITWMPPSYELRHGEIQGYNIGYRSMHATTNSYNFTSISGDGEDGTGELLLGNLAKYTRYTIVAQAFNQVGPGPLSEPVTAQTMEDVPSKPPEDIRCMAQSSTSIQVSWQPPQAHHTNGLLQGYKVFYECATEDAISSGEMETRKTTSLTIHLSNLRKFSNYSIQVLAYTRMGDGVISPPSFCHTDEDAPEAPADIKIAISSPSSLYVSWLPPRDPNGIITKYNLYMRAVNGREELNNDKRNLQAHQHHFEAKQLQSHTEYQFWVSASTRVGEGKSSRVVSQLTSNRVPAKIVSFGGLTIRPWKSSASLNCMAVGQPRREWFKGDTLLRPGTQHNIQLLDSGEIIVTMLQTSDTGNYTCQVDNGIGTDRLTHNLLVQVPPGPPVLYVTSATSSSILLHWKIGSTGNAPITAFSLHYRRVHGNLEEMQLSRHASSHDLKGLFCGSTYQVYLVAHNKIGSSSASTTLNVKTQGQPPGIPPDSVLIAPNSTSVVLRLNGWPDNGCPIMYFVLQYRSVSTGLDDEWHLVSNALKPQRRFTLSGLLPSTMYRLKMEAHNVAGSTNAEYTFWTLTKDGDPPPPELVQRGHRSQIFYNNIQLLIPIIITITATIICIAFTVVCYKYRQRGRQRKDTMESQQTTDAQRDRYYATIHKVALQAGDKIPETSEDISPYATFQLSEASTLAQPHHSGPANTLLHSFMYHERAMTEGCASPPPAAVLRLHNQSPYYNINSSKGRRRHSRKTEPESEESDSDPDQLTSSRTESSNQLDAKMKHSKDLDVAAGGPGDHGYNPNHYMRSIPGLIYHGTQSSTSSDLSPMSEQKSLPRRGRSSQSQTHHIYMPRGTMRSLLTPLHLPDGSAPGGGPLFHQVPIEGGTPDRIELSEAECDIDTIKKLKLGMRSSLWSRPNQSNSTTAGPTGGSNSNSSNNNINNNNGGSGNNNSASSNNNNNGNSGIVGSIMGGTGGGNATGHPSDYSIAV
- the LOC121591537 gene encoding Down syndrome cell adhesion molecule-like protein Dscam2 isoform X8; this translates as MACTNRMWNNRVSLILFFFVLWISGELTAAFDSHLRGPSFVMEPPSRLEFSNSSGGWLDCSASGSPQPSIDWLSVDGTSVGDVGGVRRVLRNGTLVLLPFPATAYRQDIHSTIYRCVASNTVGRVISRDVQVRAVVAQAYKVDVEVLAASRGCTAILRCVVPNFVKELVRVVSWVQEPAFYIYPSLQGDGKYHLLPTGELLIHNLEYNDRYPSYRCRTMHKLTRQVVTSNSAKIRMNEQRGIVSPSVVEHTSHVAVSQDEGAVLLCVAQGCPSPEYRWYTHNGPEPIPVSSGPRIRLLGPVLAIEAVTAEDGGVYKCSASNAGGEASADLRLTVSTPIHVEITPNVLSVHMGGTAEFRCLVTANGMSAGPQHITWFKDGRQLPSSGRVGDTLQVTGVTREDKGMYQCVVRRQEGDSFQASAELQLGDAPPSLVYSFIEQTLQPGPAVSLKCSAQGNPTPQIAWTLDGFPLPTNGRFMIGQYVTVHGDVISHVNISHVMVEDGGEYSCAAENRAGKTSHSARLNIYGLPYIRLIPKVTAVAGHTLYLKCPVAGYPIEEIHWERGGRELPEDMRQKVQSDGTLEIKEVQKSLDSGVYTCWARNKQGHSARRSGEVAVIVPPKLNPFHSSILSLNVGDRASITCSVIKGDIPLTITWRKDGRPIDPTQRMSVTQVDQYNSILLIENLTADHTGNYSCVVRNTAAETEGHQSLLVNVPPRWVVEPTDVSVERNRHIMLHCQAQGVPVPTILWKKATGSKSGDYEEVRERPYTKLLVNGSLLLQHVKEDREGFYLCQANNGIGTGIGKVIQLKVNSSPYFAGQSKMVTVKKGDTAIMQCEVKGDKPINVVWLRNGKHELNPSTNYRVSIKQDATPEGISAEVQISNVDSSDSGAYFCQASNLYGRDQQLVQLQVQEPPQPPSSLEAATVSSRVVNLKWQPRGGDAAEVSKYIVEYREIDRQWQYIEISDPPAYSTIIENLKPATNYVFRIIAEGPAGRSSPSQELFIKTDPQRPAGPPLNLGARPISSTEILITWMPPSYELRHGEIQGYNIGYRSMHATTNSYNFTSISGDGEDGTGELLLGNLAKYTRYTIVAQAFNQVGPGPLSEPVTAQTMEDVPSKPPEDIRCMAQSSTSIQVSWQPPQAHHTNGLLQGYKVFYECATEDAISSGEMETRKTTSLTIHLSNLRKFSNYSIQVLAYTRMGDGVISPPSFCHTDEDAPEAPADIKIAISSPSSLYVSWLPPRDPNGIITKYNLYMRAVNGREELNNDKRNLQAHQHHFEAKQLQSHTEYQFWVSASTRVGEGKSSRVVSQLTSNRVPAKIVSFGGLTIRPWKSSASLNCMAVGQPRREWFKGDTLLRPGTQHNIQLLDSGEIIVTMLQTSDTGNYTCQVDNGIGTDRLTHNLLVQVPPGPPVLYVTSATSSSILLHWKIGSTGNAPITAFSLHYRRVHGNLEEMQLSRHASSHDLKGLFCGSTYQVYLVAHNKIGSSSASTTLNVKTQGQPPGIPPDSVLIAPNSTSVVLRLNGWPDNGCPIMYFVLQYRSVSTGLDDEWHLVSNALKPQRRFTLSGLLPSTMYRLKMEAHNVAGSTNAEYTFWTLTKDGDPPPPELVQRGHRSQIFYNNIQLLIPIIITITATIICIAFTVVCYKYRQRGRQRKDTMESQQTTDAQRDRYYATIHKVALQAGDKIPETSEDISPYATFQLSEASTLAQPHHSGPANTLLHSFMYHERAMTEGCASPPPAAVLRLHNQSPYYNINSSKGRRRHSRKTEPESEESDSDPDQLTSSRTESSNQLDAKMKHSLIYHGTQSSTSSDLSPMSEQKSLPRRGRSRYHHLHLHNTNTTPRHKSSKAQSPIASPRSSCQNDNVPIQLPRMPSQFRPIHSSRTIGSTNSRLSPNC
- the LOC121591537 gene encoding Down syndrome cell adhesion molecule-like protein Dscam2 isoform X4 translates to MACTNRMWNNRVSLILFFFVLWISGELTAAFDSHLRGPSFVMEPPSRLEFSNSSGGWLDCSASGSPQPSIDWLSVDGTSVGDVGGVRRVLRNGTLVLLPFPATAYRQDIHSTIYRCVASNTVGRVISRDVQVRAVVAQAYKVDVEVLAASRGCTAILRCVVPNFVKELVRVVSWVQEPAFYIYPSLQGDGKYHLLPTGELLIHNLEYNDRYPSYRCRTMHKLTRQVVTSNSAKIRMNEQRGIVSPSVVEHTSHVAVSQDEGAVLLCVAQGCPSPEYRWYTHNGPEPIPVSSGPRIRLLGPVLAIEAVTAEDGGVYKCSASNAGGEASADLRLTVSTPIHVEITPNVLSVHMGGTAEFRCLVTANGMSAGPQHITWFKDGRQLPSSGRVGDTLQVTGVTREDKGMYQCVVRRQEGDSFQASAELQLGDAPPSLVYSFIEQTLQPGPAVSLKCSAQGNPTPQIAWTLDGFPLPTNGRFMIGQYVTVHGDVISHVNISHVMVEDGGEYSCAAENRAGKTSHSARLNIYGLPYIRLIPKVTAVAGHTLYLKCPVAGYPIEEIHWERGGRELPEDMRQKVQSDGTLEIKEVQKSLDSGVYTCWARNKQGHSARRSGEVAVIVPPNIEPFSFQDGLAEGMRTRTVCGVSKGDPPLTLKWLKDGDPLLSTLLGANVSTLDQYSSLLNIPSLSAAHSGDYTCVASNPAAEVKFTASLQVKVPPRWVVEPTDVSVERNRHIMLHCQAQGVPVPTILWKKATGSKSGDYEEVRERPYTKLLVNGSLLLQHVKEDREGFYLCQANNGIGTGIGKVIQLKVNSSPYFAGQSKMVTVKKGDTAIMQCEVKGDKPINVVWLRNGKHELNPSTNYRVSIKQDATPEGISAEVQISNVDSSDSGAYFCQASNLYGRDQQLVQLQVQEPPQPPSSLEAATVSSRVVNLKWQPRGGDAAEVSKYIVEYREIDRQWQYIEISDPPAYSTIIENLKPATNYVFRIIAEGPAGRSSPSQELFIKTDPQRPAGPPLNLGARPISSTEILITWMPPSYELRHGEIQGYNIGYRSMHATTNSYNFTSISGDGEDGTGELLLGNLAKYTRYTIVAQAFNQVGPGPLSEPVTAQTMEDVPSKPPEDIRCMAQSSTSIQVSWQPPQAHHTNGLLQGYKVFYECATEDAISSGEMETRKTTSLTIHLSNLRKFSNYSIQVLAYTRMGDGVISPPSFCHTDEDAPEAPADIKIAISSPSSLYVSWLPPRDPNGIITKYNLYMRAVNGREELNNDKRNLQAHQHHFEAKQLQSHTEYQFWVSASTRVGEGKSSRVVSQLTSNRVPAKIVSFGGLTIRPWKSSASLNCMAVGQPRREWFKGDTLLRPGTQHNIQLLDSGEIIVTMLQTSDTGNYTCQVDNGIGTDRLTHNLLVQVPPGPPVLYVTSATSSSILLHWKIGSTGNAPITAFSLHYRRVHGNLEEMQLSRHASSHDLKGLFCGSTYQVYLVAHNKIGSSSASTTLNVKTQGQPPGIPPDSVLIAPNSTSVVLRLNGWPDNGCPIMYFVLQYRSVSTGLDDEWHLVSNALKPQRRFTLSGLLPSTMYRLKMEAHNVAGSTNAEYTFWTLTKDGDPPPPELVQRGHRSQIFYNNIQLLIPIIITITATIICIAFTVVCYKYRQRGRQRKDTMESQQTTDAQRDRYYATIHKVALQAGDKIPETSEDISPYATFQLSEASTLAQPHHSGPANTLLHSFMYHERAMTEGCASPPPAAVLRLHNQSPYYNINSSKGRRRHSRKTEPESEESDSDPDQLTSSRTESSNQLDAKMKHSLIYHGTQSSTSSDLSPMSEQKSLPRRGRSSQSQTHHIYMPRGTMRSLLTPLHLPDGSAPGGGPLFHQVPIEGGTPDRIELSEAECDIDTIKKLKLGMRSSLWSRPNQSNSTTAGPTGGSNSNSSNNNINNNNGGSGNNNSASSNNNNNGNSGIVGSIMGGTGGGNATGHPSDYSIAV